The Ornithinimicrobium faecis region GGCGCACCGACCTACACCCCCGCGGACCCCGACGCCCTGGTCAACGTGCGCGGGTGGGACACCTTCCGACAGGTCGCGCTGGCAGGCAGCTTCGAGGGGCAGACCACCGTCGGCCTGGGGGTGCGCGCCCGTCTCCCGTTCCGGGTCATGGTGCTCGACGGCCCGGGTGACGGTGCACGACTGGTGGTCGACGTGGCCCACCGCTGGTGACCACTGGTCCCGGCCGCGACGACCGCTGACCCCTCGGTGGGCACCGGTCGTCGCGACGGGGGCGGGCCGCTGTTGCCACACGTGCGGTGAGAGTGTTGGCTGTGGTGGAGAGACCACCCCTGATTCGAGGAGGCACCGTGGCCGAGGAGAACCTGTCCAACCTGCTGCAGGAGGAGCGGACGTTCCCGCCCTCGGCCGAGTTTGCGGCCCAGGCGAATGGCACCCAGGAGTTGTTCGACAAGGCGGCGGAGGACCGCGAGGGCTTCTGGGCCGAGCAGGCCCGCAAGTACCTCACCTGGGAGACCGACTTCGAGCAGGTGCTCGACTGGTCGCAGGCCCCCGTGGCGTCCTGGTTCGGCGGTGGCCGGCTCAACGCCGCCGTCAACTGTGTGGACCGGCACGTCGAGGCCGGCAACGGTGACCGGGTCGCCCTCCACTTCGTCGGTGAGCCGGGTGACACCCGGGACATCACGTATGCCGAGATGCACGACCAGGTGCAGCGCGCCGCCAATGCGCTGGTTGAGTTGGGCGTGAAGACCGGTGACCGGGTCGCGCTGTATCTGCCGATGATCCCCGAGGCCGTCGTGGCGATGCTCGCCTGCGCCCGGCTCGGGGCCCCGCACTCGGTGGTCTTTGGCGGCTTCTCCGCCGATGCCCTGCGCAGCCGCATCGCCGACGGCGAGGCGAAGGTGGTCATCACCGCCGACGGCGGCTATCGCCGCGGGAAGCCCTCTGCGCTCAAGCCCGCGGTCGACGCTGCCATCACCGGTGAGAGCACCGTCGAGCACGTCCTGGTCGTCAAGCGCACCGACAGCGAGGTCGAGTGGACCGACGGGCGGGACCACTGGTGGCACGAGGCCCTCGAGGCGGCCGCACCGGAGCACACCCCGGAGGCCTTCGACTCCGAGCACCCGCTGTTCATCCTCTACACGTCCGGCACCACCGGGAAGCCGAAGGGCATCCTGCACACCACCGGCGGCTATCTGACGCAGTGCGCCTTCACCTCGCACGTCGTCCACGACGTGCACCCCGAGACCGACGTCTATTGGTGCACCGCCGACATCGGCTGGGTCACCGGCCACAGCTACATCGTCTATGGACCGATGGCCCTGGGTGCCACCCAGGTGATGTATGAGGGCACCCCCGACACCCCGCACCAGGGGCGCTGGTGGGAGATCGTCGCCGACAAGAAGGTCACGATCCTCTACACCGCACCCACCGCGATCCGCGCCTGCATGAAGTGGGGAGAGGAGTTCCCCAACGCCCACGACCTGTCCTCACTGCGCCTGCTGGGCTCGGTCGGTGAGCCGATCAACCCGGAGGCGTGGATGTGGTATCGCCGCGTCATCGGCGGCGACCGCACCCCGATCGTCGACACCTGGTGGCAGACCGAGACCGGCGCGATCATGGCCAGTCCGCTGCCCGGTGTGACCGCGGCGCGACCGGGGTCCACGCAGGTGGCCATCCCCGGCATCGATCTGGACGTCGTGGACGAGGCCGGCAACTCGGTGCCCGACGGGTCGGGCGGCTATCTGGTGGCCC contains the following coding sequences:
- the acs gene encoding acetate--CoA ligase — protein: MAEENLSNLLQEERTFPPSAEFAAQANGTQELFDKAAEDREGFWAEQARKYLTWETDFEQVLDWSQAPVASWFGGGRLNAAVNCVDRHVEAGNGDRVALHFVGEPGDTRDITYAEMHDQVQRAANALVELGVKTGDRVALYLPMIPEAVVAMLACARLGAPHSVVFGGFSADALRSRIADGEAKVVITADGGYRRGKPSALKPAVDAAITGESTVEHVLVVKRTDSEVEWTDGRDHWWHEALEAAAPEHTPEAFDSEHPLFILYTSGTTGKPKGILHTTGGYLTQCAFTSHVVHDVHPETDVYWCTADIGWVTGHSYIVYGPMALGATQVMYEGTPDTPHQGRWWEIVADKKVTILYTAPTAIRACMKWGEEFPNAHDLSSLRLLGSVGEPINPEAWMWYRRVIGGDRTPIVDTWWQTETGAIMASPLPGVTAARPGSTQVAIPGIDLDVVDEAGNSVPDGSGGYLVARSPWPGMLRGIWGDLERYKETYWARYDGLYFAGDGAKKDTDGNLWVLGRVDDVMNVSGHRLSTTEIESALVSHHKVAEAAVVGATDAMTGQAVVAFVILRSEAVTEADEEGEGAELVAELRNHVAKEIGPIAKPRQILVVAELPKTRSGKIMRRLLRDVAEKREVGDVTTLADSSVMDLIKTGLSSGGGGGES